A single region of the Raphanus sativus cultivar WK10039 chromosome 1, ASM80110v3, whole genome shotgun sequence genome encodes:
- the LOC108861737 gene encoding uncharacterized protein LOC108861737 — protein sequence MMTTVGFAQSNSFLVSFKSESMEKTKALRAKRVTCSSSSFSHIPLSSSSNEAFHRTEYGQAIGKDVESEGSRKKKRRVFFLDVSPLCYEGNKPSSKAFGHWLSLFFSQVSLTDPVIAVLDGEEGNKRRRELLPSYKAHRKTPNPGKYSKRPHQFVEQVLTKCNVPVVRLQGHEADDVVATLMEQAVQRGYRAVIASPDKDFKQLISENVQIVIPLSDLRRWSFYTLKHYLAQYNCDPQSDLSFRCIMGDEVDGVPGIQHVVPAFGRKTAMKLVRKHGSLESLLSAAAVRTVGRPYAQEALTKYADYLRRNYQVLALKRDVKVQIEEEWLVERDTSNDSQVLSSFFSTLHG from the exons ATGATGACAACAGTAGGATTTGCTCAATCGAATTCTTTTCTTGTTTCCTTCAAAAGTGAATCCATGGAAAAGACTAAAGCTTTGCGAGCAAAAAGGGtcacttgttcttcttcttctttttctcataTTCCATTATCGTCCTCTTCAAATgaggcatttcatcgaacagaATATGGACAAGCTATTGGTAAGGATGTTGAGAGTGAAGGGAGCaggaagaaaaagagaaggGTCTTCTTCTTAGACGTTAGTCCACTCTGCTACGAAGGAAACAAGCCAAGTTCAAAAGCTTTTGGTCACTGGCTTTCACTCTTCTTCTCTCAAGTCAGCCTCACCGATCCTGTCATAGCT GTTCTTGATGGAGAAGAAGGTAACAAGCGACGCCGAGAGTTACTGCCTTCTTATAAAGCGCATAGGAAAACACCCAATCCTGGAAAATACTCCAAAAGGCCACACCAATTCGTCGAACAAGTTCTCACGAAATGCAATGTGCCA GTTGTTAGACTACAAGGGCATGAAGCAGATGACGTGGTGGCTACCTTGATGGAACAAGCCGTTCAAAGAGGGTACCGCGCGGTTATTGCATCGCCTGACAAAGACTTCAAGCAGTTGATCTCAGAAAATGTTCAGATTGTCATTCCTTTGTCTGATCTCAGAAGATGGTCTTTTTACACACTGAAACACTATCTTGCTCAGTATAACTGTGATCCACAGTCTGATTTGAGCTTTC GATGTATAATGGGTGATGAGGTGGATGGAGTTCCAGGGATTCAGCATGTTGTCCCGGCGTTTGGAAGAAAAACAGCGATGAAACTTGTGAGGAAACATGGTTCCCTAGAGAGTTTACTAAGCGCTGCAGCTGTAAGAACTGTGGGGAGACCATATGCTCAAGAAGCCCTTACGAAATATGCAGATTACTTGAGAAGAAACTATCAAGTTCTTGCCTTGAAAAG aGATGTGAAGGTACAGATTGAAGAGGAATGGCTGGTGGAGAGAGATACAAGCAATGATTCACAAGTACTGTCAAGCTTCTTCTCAACCTTGCATGGATGA